In Acanthochromis polyacanthus isolate Apoly-LR-REF ecotype Palm Island chromosome 18, KAUST_Apoly_ChrSc, whole genome shotgun sequence, the following proteins share a genomic window:
- the zgc:162472 gene encoding transcription factor TFIIIB component B'' homolog isoform X3 gives MFRRSRFSVRPNVGATGRTAATAAAAPQEAPSAKQEASETPTDVPESNSAAAVTDNKSDVTPSEKVVASGDGNDPNGEGTSSSAAVQRRKRFSVKPKVAPGRLSTLSRTPKSPVKAASQAPVDGSGSNLDKPTTSGISATSQGFQSPRRRRSSGESKPLKMHPKAPHISSSNLGPSDVPANENSLEQTHVPADGSKQLENISTSQVKEVPPRPPDKVPPSLPDKEAIEISEKAKTLVSSKNVLSLTQSAYSLSRLLNSPSDLQRLVKAQKLRELLRQERCKEKRLKKAKALSKELSLDPAKMTMRDLIHYLPTSNPMSCSIEDLAQEETVIPASPEREKSPERAQEPEVPPSTANSREEDEEEADEEQEEALMVPQVKVAEDGSLIIDEESLTVEVQRAKGPNPAENRDPIFERGSTTTYSSFRKGNYSKPWSSEETDMFFLAISMVGTDFSMICQLFPHRARSEIKNKFKKEERENSWRIDKAFRERRKLDIEYFSKLLEKILEFQKSRKKLKSLAEKNSPKKHKRKTKAKKAARQLSDVEEGDEEEHENQVPDLEAEEEGEKENEDLCNEGGIPASEPNRKCKRKKKPDDLTEEPNDKKNKTGEAGIPEDTEAALPEDHTSSDMPEKSQNVNTAKDAAIKPAKLSRGRAPKPLLPLGRKWGKKLPPSTAAKDTAADKGDESVSDGATTEQVNKDASPSNQASSKKPASDDISSDEEEEDVACKPPQPTRYGRVPKPTKPLTYPAKEDARSSASETAPASPAGSAGSAAKPKPKGTAKRRRSSKPESPQKSKKPKLVTLTASQSDISDEDDEVEEGELACSSSGDGHTPIFVPASLNTSHSGISEVDETMVELDILASMPDVLGISQDALCPDSSCEQAQHEAGTAEPCEHQLDLLVVSDLCLKCSTSECNSLSPVTCITLT, from the exons ATGTTTCGGCGATCAAGATTTAGTGTTCGTCCTAACGTCGGTGCAACAGGAAGAactgcagcaacagcagcagcagcacctcagGAAGCCCCTTCAGCAAAGCAGGAGGCCAGTGAGACTCCAACAGATGTTCCGGAGAGCAACAGTGCTGCAGCTGTGACAGACAACAAGTCTGACGTGACTCCATCAGAAAAAGTTGTAGCTTCAGG GGATGGCAATGATCCAAATGGGGAAGGTACCAGCTCCTCAGCAGCTGTACAGAGAAGGAAGCGGTTTTCTGTCAAGCCCAAAGTGGCTCCTGGCCGCCTCTCCACACTCTCTCGGACCCCAAAGTCGCCTGTCAAAGCAGCTTCTCAAGCTCCTGTTGATGGCTCCGGCTCAAACCTTGACAAGCCAACAACATCTGGGATTTCGGCAACCTCTCAGGGATTCCAGTCACCAAGGAGACGAAGGTCTTCAGGAGAGAGCAAGCCGCTCAAGATGCACCCTAAAGCCCCCCACATTTCTTCCAGTAATTTAGGACCCTCAGATGTTCCTGCAAATGAAAACTCACTGGAACAAACCCATGTGCCAGCAGACGGTAGCAAACAATTAGAAAACATTTCCACCAGTCAGGTTAAAGAAGTTCCTCCCAGACCGCCGGATAAAGTACCGCCATCTTTGCCAGACAAAGAAGCTATTGAAATATCAGAGAAAGCCAAGACACTTGTATCATCTAAGAATGTGCTTTCACTCACACAGTCCGCCTACTCCCTGAGTAGACTCCTGAACAGCCCATCAGACTTACAGAGGCTTGTAAAGGCCCAAAAGCTCAGAGAGCTGCTACGACAGGAGAGGTGCAAAGAAAAG AGACTCAAGAAAGCTAAGGCACTTTCAAAGGAGCTTTCTTTAGATCCTGCCAAAATGACCATGAGGGACCTGATCCATTATCTTCCAACATCTAACCCCATGTC atgtaGTATTGAAGACTTGGCCCAAGAGGAGACTGTCATTCCAGCCTCACCAGAAAGAGAGAA GTCTCCAGAGCGAGCACAGGAACCTGAAGTGCCACCCAGCACGGCGAACTCAcgagaggaggacgaggaggaagcAGACGAAGAGCAGGAAGAAGCGCTTATGGTCCCTCAGGTCAAAGTAGCAGAGGATGGCTCACTGATCATTGATGAAGAGAG CTTAACAGTGGAAGTCCAGCGAGCCAAAGGACCAAACCCAGCAGAAAATCGAGACCCCATCTTTGAGCGTGGCTCCACCACAACTTACTCAAGTTTCAGGAAAGGGAACTATTCGAAACCATGGTCCAGTGAAG AGACAGACATGTTCTTCCTGGCAATTAGCATGGTGGGGACGGACTTTTCCATGATTTGTCAACTGTTTCCTCACAGAGCTCGATCAGAAATAAAG AACAAATTCAAAAAAGAAGAGCGAGAGAATTCCTGGAGGATTGACAAAGCTTTCA GAGAGAGGCGCAAGCTGGACATAGAATATTTCTCTAAGCTGCTGGAGAAAATTTTGGAATTTCAGAAAAGCAGGAAGAAACTCAAGTCACTTGCTGAGAAGAACTCCCCCAAGAAACACAAGAGGAAGACTAAAG CCAAAAAAGCTGCAAGACAGCTGAGCGACGTGGAGGAGGGAGATGAAGAAGAACATGAGAATCAAGTTCCTGACCTGGAggcagaagaggaaggagagaaagagaacGAGGACCTCTGTAATGAGGGAGGAATCCCTGCTTCTGAGCCGAACAGGAAatgcaaaagaaagaaaaaaccaGACGACTTGACTGAAGAGCCAAATGACAAGAAgaacaaaacag GTGAGGCCGGcatacctgaagatactgaggCAGCTCTTCCTGAGGACCACACAAGTTCAGACAT GCCTGAAAAGTCTCAAAATGTGAACACAGCCAAGGACGCTGCAATCAAGCCAGCTAAACTCTCGCGAGGCAGAGCACCGAAACCACTGCTGCCTTTGGGCCGGAAGTGGGGTAAAAAGCTTCCACCTTCCACAGCGGCCAaagatactgcagcagataaaGGGGACGAGAGCGTGAGCGATGGAGCCACGACAGAGCAG GTAAATAAAGATGCATCACCTTCAAACCAGGCCAGTAGCAAAAAGCCAGCCAGTGATGACATTTCCTctgacgaagaagaagaagatgtcGCTTGTAAACCTCCTCAACCTACCAG ATACGGCCGAGTGCCCAAACCCACCAAGCCCTTGACATACCCTGCAAAAGAGGACGCGCGCTCCTCTGCATCCGAAACCGCTCCGGCGTCTCCAGCAGGGTCCGCTGGTTCTGCTGCCAAACCTAAACCCAAAGGCACAGCCAAGAGGCGGAGATCATCAAAGCCAGAATCACCCCAAAAGTCTAAGAAGCCCAAACTAGTCACGCTCACTGCCTCTCAGTCAGACATCAGTGATGAGGATGAcgaggtggaggagggggagcTTGCATGTAGCTCCAGCGGAGACGGCCACACTCCCATCTTTGTGCCTGCCAGCCTGAACACATCTCACTCTGGGATCTCAGAAGTGGATGAGACTATGGTGGAG CTTGATATCTTGGCCAGTATGCCTGATGTGTTGGGCATTTCCCAAGATGCACTGTGCCCTGATTCCTCTTGTGAGCAGGCACAACATGAGGCAGGCACAGCTGAGCCATGTGAACATCAGTTGGATCTGCTGGTTGTAAGTGACCTATGCCTAAAATGTAGTACAAGTGAATGTAACTCTTTATCCCcagttacatgtattactttaACATAG
- the zgc:162472 gene encoding transcription factor TFIIIB component B'' homolog isoform X4: MFRRSRFSVRPNVGATGRTAATAAAAPQEAPSAKQEASETPTDVPESNSAAAVTDNKSDVTPSEKVVASGDGNDPNGEGTSSSAAVQRRKRFSVKPKVAPGRLSTLSRTPKSPVKAASQAPVDGSGSNLDKPTTSGISATSQGFQSPRRRRSSGESKPLKMHPKAPHISSSNLGPSDVPANENSLEQTHVPADGSKQLENISTSQVKEVPPRPPDKVPPSLPDKEAIEISEKAKTLVSSKNVLSLTQSAYSLSRLLNSPSDLQRLVKAQKLRELLRQERCKEKRLKKAKALSKELSLDPAKMTMRDLIHYLPTSNPMSCSIEDLAQEETVIPASPEREKSPERAQEPEVPPSTANSREEDEEEADEEQEEALMVPQVKVAEDGSLIIDEESLTVEVQRAKGPNPAENRDPIFERGSTTTYSSFRKGNYSKPWSSEETDMFFLAISMVGTDFSMICQLFPHRARSEIKNKFKKEERENSWRIDKAFRERRKLDIEYFSKLLEKILEFQKSRKKLKSLAEKNSPKKHKRKTKAKKAARQLSDVEEGDEEEHENQVPDLEAEEEGEKENEDLCNEGGIPASEPNRKCKRKKKPDDLTEEPNDKKNKTGEAGIPEDTEAALPEDHTSSDMPEKSQNVNTAKDAAIKPAKLSRGRAPKPLLPLGRKWGKKLPPSTAAKDTAADKGDESVSDGATTEQVNKDASPSNQASSKKPASDDISSDEEEEDVACKPPQPTRYGRVPKPTKPLTYPAKEDARSSASETAPASPAGSAGSAAKPKPKGTAKRRRSSKPESPQKSKKPKLVTLTASQSDISDEDDEVEEGELACSSSGDGHTPIFVPASLNTSHSGISEVDETMVEVRDTVSSLYVARTHIIH; the protein is encoded by the exons ATGTTTCGGCGATCAAGATTTAGTGTTCGTCCTAACGTCGGTGCAACAGGAAGAactgcagcaacagcagcagcagcacctcagGAAGCCCCTTCAGCAAAGCAGGAGGCCAGTGAGACTCCAACAGATGTTCCGGAGAGCAACAGTGCTGCAGCTGTGACAGACAACAAGTCTGACGTGACTCCATCAGAAAAAGTTGTAGCTTCAGG GGATGGCAATGATCCAAATGGGGAAGGTACCAGCTCCTCAGCAGCTGTACAGAGAAGGAAGCGGTTTTCTGTCAAGCCCAAAGTGGCTCCTGGCCGCCTCTCCACACTCTCTCGGACCCCAAAGTCGCCTGTCAAAGCAGCTTCTCAAGCTCCTGTTGATGGCTCCGGCTCAAACCTTGACAAGCCAACAACATCTGGGATTTCGGCAACCTCTCAGGGATTCCAGTCACCAAGGAGACGAAGGTCTTCAGGAGAGAGCAAGCCGCTCAAGATGCACCCTAAAGCCCCCCACATTTCTTCCAGTAATTTAGGACCCTCAGATGTTCCTGCAAATGAAAACTCACTGGAACAAACCCATGTGCCAGCAGACGGTAGCAAACAATTAGAAAACATTTCCACCAGTCAGGTTAAAGAAGTTCCTCCCAGACCGCCGGATAAAGTACCGCCATCTTTGCCAGACAAAGAAGCTATTGAAATATCAGAGAAAGCCAAGACACTTGTATCATCTAAGAATGTGCTTTCACTCACACAGTCCGCCTACTCCCTGAGTAGACTCCTGAACAGCCCATCAGACTTACAGAGGCTTGTAAAGGCCCAAAAGCTCAGAGAGCTGCTACGACAGGAGAGGTGCAAAGAAAAG AGACTCAAGAAAGCTAAGGCACTTTCAAAGGAGCTTTCTTTAGATCCTGCCAAAATGACCATGAGGGACCTGATCCATTATCTTCCAACATCTAACCCCATGTC atgtaGTATTGAAGACTTGGCCCAAGAGGAGACTGTCATTCCAGCCTCACCAGAAAGAGAGAA GTCTCCAGAGCGAGCACAGGAACCTGAAGTGCCACCCAGCACGGCGAACTCAcgagaggaggacgaggaggaagcAGACGAAGAGCAGGAAGAAGCGCTTATGGTCCCTCAGGTCAAAGTAGCAGAGGATGGCTCACTGATCATTGATGAAGAGAG CTTAACAGTGGAAGTCCAGCGAGCCAAAGGACCAAACCCAGCAGAAAATCGAGACCCCATCTTTGAGCGTGGCTCCACCACAACTTACTCAAGTTTCAGGAAAGGGAACTATTCGAAACCATGGTCCAGTGAAG AGACAGACATGTTCTTCCTGGCAATTAGCATGGTGGGGACGGACTTTTCCATGATTTGTCAACTGTTTCCTCACAGAGCTCGATCAGAAATAAAG AACAAATTCAAAAAAGAAGAGCGAGAGAATTCCTGGAGGATTGACAAAGCTTTCA GAGAGAGGCGCAAGCTGGACATAGAATATTTCTCTAAGCTGCTGGAGAAAATTTTGGAATTTCAGAAAAGCAGGAAGAAACTCAAGTCACTTGCTGAGAAGAACTCCCCCAAGAAACACAAGAGGAAGACTAAAG CCAAAAAAGCTGCAAGACAGCTGAGCGACGTGGAGGAGGGAGATGAAGAAGAACATGAGAATCAAGTTCCTGACCTGGAggcagaagaggaaggagagaaagagaacGAGGACCTCTGTAATGAGGGAGGAATCCCTGCTTCTGAGCCGAACAGGAAatgcaaaagaaagaaaaaaccaGACGACTTGACTGAAGAGCCAAATGACAAGAAgaacaaaacag GTGAGGCCGGcatacctgaagatactgaggCAGCTCTTCCTGAGGACCACACAAGTTCAGACAT GCCTGAAAAGTCTCAAAATGTGAACACAGCCAAGGACGCTGCAATCAAGCCAGCTAAACTCTCGCGAGGCAGAGCACCGAAACCACTGCTGCCTTTGGGCCGGAAGTGGGGTAAAAAGCTTCCACCTTCCACAGCGGCCAaagatactgcagcagataaaGGGGACGAGAGCGTGAGCGATGGAGCCACGACAGAGCAG GTAAATAAAGATGCATCACCTTCAAACCAGGCCAGTAGCAAAAAGCCAGCCAGTGATGACATTTCCTctgacgaagaagaagaagatgtcGCTTGTAAACCTCCTCAACCTACCAG ATACGGCCGAGTGCCCAAACCCACCAAGCCCTTGACATACCCTGCAAAAGAGGACGCGCGCTCCTCTGCATCCGAAACCGCTCCGGCGTCTCCAGCAGGGTCCGCTGGTTCTGCTGCCAAACCTAAACCCAAAGGCACAGCCAAGAGGCGGAGATCATCAAAGCCAGAATCACCCCAAAAGTCTAAGAAGCCCAAACTAGTCACGCTCACTGCCTCTCAGTCAGACATCAGTGATGAGGATGAcgaggtggaggagggggagcTTGCATGTAGCTCCAGCGGAGACGGCCACACTCCCATCTTTGTGCCTGCCAGCCTGAACACATCTCACTCTGGGATCTCAGAAGTGGATGAGACTATGGTGGAGGTAAGAGACACTGTTTCCTCCTTATATGTTGCAAGGACACACATCATTCATTAA